One genomic region from Labeo rohita strain BAU-BD-2019 chromosome 7, IGBB_LRoh.1.0, whole genome shotgun sequence encodes:
- the tmem102 gene encoding LOW QUALITY PROTEIN: transmembrane protein 102 (The sequence of the model RefSeq protein was modified relative to this genomic sequence to represent the inferred CDS: deleted 1 base in 1 codon), which produces METLMSAVAPRAPATVKRVSEVDFRSGTTLEQLSAQVQELVQLEQGEFGDQTALEVHTAKDFIFNMLGLVQKVDKRLPVANEYLLLSGGAREGVLDLNPEDLGDYAKGVDFDLDFTLLVPALKLHDRNQPVTLDMRHSPPCHSWLSLRLCDPAVLTRWSICCQDEKNRENVEDEEEETEAVRGSIPSLQPPQTLDGCYFSPLLVADWFWSVVGTAVEELRQNPQRGIPVPDRVERNGPLTTLILTAGTSRILYDLLPVVSFRGWPAVAQGWLTTNHFWDGKITEEEAISGFYLLPCCSPSASPSTRPDREWRLAFSRSEVQLKKCVPYPMAQAFQAAKAVLSRLLARPRTGLSLYHLRTLMFWACDRLPTSYLSCPDHETPARLFLGLLDDLAHCILGKNCPNYFLPQCNMLEHLTDSAALLVARKLAHLRSDPAEHLRAALEQAQQACQLKREAAVAAASNGHGLSSPSHGYGAGSPQDDRLAQRLQQLVTENPGKSISVFLNPDDVTRPHFRIDDKFY; this is translated from the exons ATGGAGACGCTCATGAGTGCCGTGGCCCCGCGTGCACCGGCGACGGTGAAGCGGGTGTCCGAGGTGGACTTCCGCTCGGGCACGACGCTGGAGCAGCTGTCGGCTCAGGTGCAGGAGCTTGTGCAGCTGGAACAGGGTGAGTTC GGAGACCAGACCGCACTCGAGGTGCACACGGCCAAAGACTTCATCTTTAATATGTTGG GCCTGGTGCAGAAGGTAGACAAGCGACTGCCGGTTGCCAATGAATACCTGCTGCTATCAGGTGGCGCTAGGGAAGGTGTTCTCGACCTTAATCCAGAGGACCTAGGTGACTACGCCAAAGGCGTTGACTTTGATTTGGACTTCACTCTCCTGGTGCCCGCTCTTAAACTGCACGACCGCAATCAACCCGTGACACTAGACATGCGCCATTCCCCACCATGCCATTCGTGGCTGAGCCTGCGCCTCTGCGACCCTGCAGTGCTGACGCGTTGGAGTATCTGCTGTCAAGAcgagaaaaacagagagaatGTGGAAGATGAGGAGGAAGAAACCGAAGCAGTACGAGGCTCAATCCCGTCCCTGCAGCCGCCTCAAACGTTAGACGGATGTTACTTCTCTCCGTTGCTGGTTGCAGATTGGTTCTGGAGTGTTGTTGGGACGGCGGTGGAAGAGTTGCGGCAAAATCCTCAAAGAGGTATTCCTGTTCCTGATCGTGTAGAACGGAATGGTCCACTAACGACACTGATTCTCACTGCGGGAACTAGCCGTATCCTTTACGACTTGCTTCCGGTGGTGTCATTTCGTGGTTGGCCGGCTGTCGCTCAGGGCTGGCTCACGACCAATCATTTTTGGGATGGTAAGATAACGGAGGAGGAGGCCATCAGCGGGTTCTACTTGCTTCCTTGCTGTTCCCCATCTGCCAGCCCCTCAACCAGACCTGACCGCGAATGGAGACTTGCCTTCTCCCGCAGTGAGGTTCAGCTAAAGAAATGCGTGCCCTACCCAATGGCACAAGCCTTCCAAGCAGCTAAAGCTGTACTGTCAAGACTCTTAGCTCGCCCTCGCACGGGCCTTAGCCTCTACCACCTACGTACCTTGATGTTTTGGGCTTGCGATCGCTTGCCTACGAGCTACCTTAGCTGTCCAGATCACGAGACTCCTGCACGGCTATTCCTCGGTCTACTTGATGACTTGGCTCACTGCATTCTGGGCAAAAACTGTCCTAATTACTTCCTCCCCCAGTGCAACATGCTAGAGCACCTCACGGACAGCGCCGCCCTGTTAGTGGCACGAAAACTTGCACATTTACGCTCCGACCCCGCAGAGCACTTAAGAGCCGCTTTGGAGCAGGCACAACAGGCATGCCAGCTCAAACGCGAGGCTGCAGTAGCAGCTGCGAGTAATGGCCATGGGTTATCATCGCCTAGCCACGGATATGGTGCGGGATCACCACAGGATGACCGGCTAGCACAACGACTGCAACAGCTGGTGACAGAAAACCCTGGCAAATCTATTTCAGTCTTCCTAAACCCAGATGACGTTACACGTCCACATTTCCGGATTGATGACAAGTTCTACTGA
- the tmem256 gene encoding transmembrane protein 256, producing the protein MNASSVVQRLAGISGALAIAAGAYGAHGFRRSEASDYQKELYDTANKYHIYHSLALLGAARCRKPALAGAVLLAGMGCFCGPLYHQALTNDPSFSKLAPIGGSLLIVGWAAMAL; encoded by the exons ATGAACGCTTCTTCGGTGGTCCAGAGGTTAGCAGGGATTTCTGGAGCTCTTGCTATCGCTGCAGGTGCATATGGAGCTCACG GATTCAGACGCAGTGAAGCGAGTGATTACCAGAAAGAG TTATATGATACAGCAAACAAGTATCACATCTACCACAGTCTGGCATTGTTAGGAGCCGCCCGCTGTAGAAAACCTGCTCTG GCGGGTGCAGTCCTCCTCGCTGGCATGGGCTGCTTCTGTGGTCCGCTCTACCACCAGGCCTTAACCAATGACCCCAGTTTCAGCAAGCTGGCGCCGATTGGAGGCTCTTTGCTGATCGTTGGCTGGGCTGCGATGGCTCTTTAA